ACTGGAAAAAGAATCAACATCCATAATAGAAACTCAGAAGATTTCGGAAAGCGTGCTTCGTTTACTTTATTTATccgttaatttaatttctttttctagtCTTTTTGTTCTAGTGtgttatttttcgtttatttaaagatttgaattgtttttactATTTCTTCTATGTTGCATAAGTACGCTTCAGTATGTTTGTTTCAATAAGAAAGCTTCTGTAAAATGTTATTAACctagtaaaatttaattttgttttatatccATTCGTCAAGAACGGTTTTGTCGTACAgttttgcaataatttaattattttaatttatgacgCCTAAGATTAGTTTACCAAAAAATATGCTTAAGCCTTGTATCTCAATTGCTGTTTGAGATTCGATCGTCGCGCCACTCAAGCATCACTCTTTAGCACTTTAACAGCTCTTTAAAACTGCTCCCACTGTCCCCATGGATTATTTTAATTCTCTGACTCCATCTGAATGTATCCATCTTTTAACTTGAGTCAAAAAAGGCGCTGAAAGTCCTTGTCGATCCCGGAAGAGCGTCAACTTCAAAAAATTCCTTCAAAGTGAAGTATTACTACGGATGCTATTTTGCAATCGCAAATAACGCATTATTGAACCAAACTCCATGGTCTAGTGCAAGCTTTCTGGTTGTGATTGCTTGTTAAAATAGTTTCGTCTGCAGAAAGTAGATAAGACAATTTTTCGCACCATGATTTCACTTATCTCgatctgtctgtgtgtgtgtgctccggAGTAATTCTTTCTAATCACCTACACTTGCTCTTTACCACCTTGAGCCAAGAGAGTTGCCTCGTAATCCTTCCCTATCTGTAGTGTTTCTAATCGTGCTCCAGCTGTTGTTGTCATCGTTTCTGGTAATAAGAGACTTAAGTTGCAGTATGCAATAGTCCAGCAGTCATTAGTCAGTAGAGTTGCGTTCAATGTTGGGTGCGCTTGGTGTGAAATTTAGCCTCACGAATGCATCTGCAAACGTCTTCTCACACAGAATCACAACAAACGCCCAGCCCGAGACTCGACAGTGCCGACTTAGTAAAGTAGgcagtttttgtgtgtcgttATCAAGACGTTGTGCTTCGGTTTTGTCTACTATTATGTCTCATTACTTCCTAAAGTACCTTAGAACTTATTTGTTTCGGTACTCTCACTTTCACAGAATCGGACGGCTGACGTGTacggtgctgctggtggtgattgTGATCGTCTTCGTCATACTACCGATCATCTTCAAGTTTTCGGTCTCACTGCAGAAAAACATCCTATTTCTCACCTTCAGTAAGTATTCCCTCGAACTATCTTACCGAATGTAGGATTAATTTTAATGCATTTGCTATCTCCTCTTCCGCGACGACACTTATCCAGTAACCTATCCACCCAGCTTAGACCTAAAGCGGCCGGAAAAGAGTGGCCTGTATGCGACGAGAAACTTCTACATCAATTACCGCGACCAGGAGGAGGAGAAAGATGTGAACATTGCCGTGTGGCACGTGCTGCCGAACGACTTGGTGCGCCGCTACGCGAAGGAACTGCACGTGGATGAGGTAAGCTGTGTGGATAACGGGGTGGTGAAGTGTAGTAACCTTCCTTCAAGTCGGTGGCTTAATTCGGAACTATTCGGTGCGAATTCGTGTGCTGattgttggttgtttgttgggtgggctatttttaaacaatttttgtcaaaCAGTCAAACGAACGGCACACACTCTCGGCGTCCACGGCCATCGTCGTTTGGTCACACGACGACGGGCATTGTTGGACGCAAATGATGCTTAATCGAAGCTTGCCATCGGGGTAGCCTGACCTTACCTACCGATGCTTATGATCACTTTTGATTCATTATGCAATTAGCCGGCGGATGGGTGGTGGGTGGATTTCCTCTTACGAACGAAGGTTAAGGTGTTTTtcctaccactactactatcTTGTGTGGAAAACGTACTTTCCACTAACCGCTGCAACCGTAAtgggaagagaaaacaaaattattaataaaacaccaccaaaaggtgttttgctttgttggtggtgttttgtGGTCGTTGTCTTCCGCAAAGGAAAAGTGTCcgtaaaatgaatattttaaaggCCTAATCTCACCAGCTGTCCGTTTTCACATCAACCCGATTGGAGCGGAAAGGTGGTGGCAGTTTACTGCATAAAACATTGGTTGATGATAGAAGttttaatcgttttttttattgatgatGCCTGTCCTGTTGCGTGTCTTTCGTAATCcgccattttattttgtttggttttatacTTTATATTTGAATTACTTTACGAGTAGAGGAATTTTACACTTAATAAGGAAAAACGCATTATTAAATCCCTTAAATTGTTCTACATATAAGCTATGTCCGACATAATAACCAGAACAATTGGTTGTTCAGAAGCTTGCAGTGTATCAGATTCTTAGTTAGAATCGAATGACGCATTTTGAGCTCCTTTGGAATTTCAAATCAACTTTTCAAGGATCTTTAGAATGAGATTGACAGGCAGCACATGTCAGGAAAAGATTGATGGAAAATGCTCAAGGCCTTTTAGTGGCAGAAAGACGGGATTGCCGGGTTTTTTCTCGGCATTAGAAGTCGgctgagagaaaaaaaaccctattGGAATCCAGGTCTTAATGTCTTGTAAAAGGTATCCGCTGATGACGTTGAGGACGATAAAAGATAACACTCAACCGAGCGTGATTGAAAGGACATTTTTGTCGGTTCATGAAGAGACGTTTTATTGTAAAACACTAGTACCTTCGCCGAACTGGACTTACCTGGACTTTTTGGACCTGGACCAGAACCTGGAGCATTTAATGAAGCGTGTTATACTGTTCTCATCTTCTAAACtcaatttcttttcccttttttctacttcttccAGCAAAAGATAGCCAACAAATCGCTCCCAACGATAGATGGCGCCCCTAGTCACGGTGGTAGCATACTGCCTGCCTCCGACCAGACAGATTCCGCGGACCGATACAGCCGTATCGAGAAAATAATTCGTGCAAATGATTTCAAACCCACGGATGAAGCACACGAACGGAACCTGTTCGAAGAATCGTTGCGGGCCACAACGAACGATGTCGTTCTGTACCTGCACGGTAATACGGCATCCCGTGGTGCACCGCACCGCGTTGAGCTGTATCAGATGTTGCGCGCTCTGAACTATCACGTGATAGCGATGGACTACCGTGGGTACGGTGATTCAGCCAACCTGTCACCGACGGAACGGGGCGTCGTGTACGATGCGCTTGCCGTGTACCAATACATTACGAGCATCACGAAGAATCCCGTCTATCTGTGGGGACATTCGCTCGGCACGGGTGTATCGACCCATCTGCTATCGCTGCTGACCGAGATGAGCCTACCGGGACCGAAGGCGCTCGTACTGGAGAGTCCTTTCAACAACATCAAGGAGGAGATCTGTGCGCATCCGTTTTCGAAGGTACGAAACGATTGTTTTTCGATGGTGAAACTGGAGGTCATGTGGATTCTATTTTCTCTTTGTAGTTATATCGTCATCTACCGTGGTTTGATGCGCTAATCTCCAGACCAATGTACAACAATATGCTGCGCTTCGAGTCTGACCAGCATATAGCCGAGTTCCGACAGCCGGTGCTGATACTGCACGCTGAAGATGATCTGGTCGTGCCATTCGAGTTAGGATATAAGGTACATGCTGGCTAGCTACCTTGTCTCTATGGCTTGTTCTATGTAAAAGTGATGTGTCATTGTTAATTTCCGTTTCCAATTTTGTAGCTTTACCGGCGAGCACTAGACACCCGTGGTAAATCGTGGGGTCCGATTGAGTTCCATCGGTTCGAGAAAAGCAGCCACTACGGGCACAAGTATATCTGCCGGGCACCGAACCTGCCAGAAATTGTTATACGCTTTTTCTACGCCTACCGTAATGAGCAGTACTAGTGTGTGGCGTTGCAGGAAGACAATACGCGGAAACAGTTGGTGAGGAGGAACCATTGAATTGAACCTTTTACCATGTagaagataaaacaaaacaatgtgaGGAGTTAAAAAGACTCAATGCATAATAGTAGTAGCAACCGCTTGCCGTCACCCGCGGTAGCTTACAGTGACAGACCAAGTGTTAGAGCAACTTTTCGAATTTAACCAGATACACAGTTACGCGATATGCATCGAGTGTGTACAACGGCTTATCGGTCGTAATGGAAAGCACGTTTTTAGATGAACGTTTTCATGGATGGAAAATCCTTTCAATAAATGAGCTGTTGAGGAAGTAACGATGTGTATTTTGTTgtgtataataataatttcacaAACGCGTCAACAAAACTAGGCTCAGTAGGGAGAGTTCCTTTTGCAATTGCGTCCGCCTGGGGATTTTGGgcaacaggagagcatccaaatgaACAGGTGACATTCTAAGTTATGGCCTCCCTAATTTATGCATTAGATAAATTTATGCAGTCAGATAATCTTCTCTGACAGGTTATATAGCCACAATACCTTCCTCTTCCTAATTCACATCATACATAGACAGAGCAAACAATCGTAACAATTTAATTAACGTTTATTCATTCACTTTTTCACCCTTTCAACTGAACAgtgtagtgttttgttttaaattcaaattaaccaattcaaaattactGTTTCGCACTAACCCATACACGGTAAagaacaattattttaaaagcaaaatcaaaGTGTTACAACACAATACACCCAAACGTCACATAAACAATAGAACAGTGGCTGTGTGACTATGTGCAGTACAGCAAACTAATCTTCTCACCGTCTACGACCGTCTCTTTTTATCAATTTCGTTACGATAAATTCTGATTTGAGTGGATCATTTGCTTATGTatcgatttaaataaattaaacaaaatcctGTCTCTTTCTAGTggagaaaaaagggtttggGAGGTTCGATAGTGTGTGCGTATAGTGTTGATTGTTTTCacgtattgtttttgtttcggtcACGATTTAATGAATTTGTGAGGAGTAACATtcacgtgctttttttttaataaacggGCATTCGGTCCTCTTCCTCCCAGGATGataaagttaatttttttgttggctgtttgtAACACACTTCTACCCTTCGTTTCTGTTCGTTCCCTGACGCAATAATGACTAATAATGTACGCTGTTCAGATCCGTTAAACCCTGCAGGCACTGATTTGTTTTATGCGATCTTGCGCTGTTCTACTGCTAAAACCCTTTCCCATTCGTTCCCATCTATCGTACAATCTTAACGTTtccttttaaatattttttttctagtatAACAAACTTCTATATTGAGAAacatgcgcgaggaaattcaAATGCACAAAGAGAAAGTAAAAGTGCTTGTAGTAAAAGATGAATAAGAgttagagagaaagagagcttaAGGATTGTGCAAAATTAATGTGAAATAATGATGTAAAATAGAACCTAGAACAAAAGAGCACCGTATCGTTTGcttatttgtttcctttttcttttcgaaagatcgttatttatcattttatgttCGTTTTGTTGCAGCATTTGTGTTAGCATTCGACAaagttatgtgtgtgtatttttttaatgaaattttaaagttgcttcaattttacgctttttttttgttaaaccaattattttttccttcttttgtaGCCTTTAGTTTTAAGTAATCGTTTAGCAAAATAAGCGAAAGATTAGAATCGAGAATGCAAAGCAGAGCAAGTAGCATTTAGTaggagaagttttttttcatcctttgtAGTCCCAATATTTCTTATCTAACTGATTTGTGTGTTATCGCTTGCTTCAGCCGCCTTGGTACAGTGGTAGTCGGTTTGTAGTTGTTAGAAGGTTGTTTCGCTGTGATAAATGCTCCTTTGGcagagttttgtgttttgttacgCAGTAACGATGATGGATCCTGACCCCCGGTTGTTAGCCCATGTCATGGGACTGTTGTCGGGTCCTACAGCGTCCAGGGCCATCGTAAactagaaaaatagaaaagaatgaATTAGTAAAAAAGTGGAGAGGAAGAGCTTATAAGTTAGAAACTGTTTAGTAAACACTCGCAGACAAAGAGGTtacgaaaattaaaaaaagctgGAGTAATGAGTGTAatgtaaaagagaaaataatgaatacaagaaaataaaagaacaaaaatgataTGAAACTAgaaagaacataaaaaaacatcagaaaaataacacataaaaCTATTCATAAAAgagaaatacaaaaatgtttttaaataaactgAAAAGATTAGATAGCAATACCTAAcctgataaaaataaatgataacaaaagaaaaaataaactgcgagcaaaaatggaaataaacaaacaaattttactaaaaaggaaagcaagctTCACTTATTTGTAGCAGTGTAATACGAAACTCAGAGAAAACTAAATTCAAATCtgataaaaacataaaaaaacgatacGAAAAGTATGGTAAAACCAGGGATGCCTGATCGAGAAAcggaaaatgcaaaaaatagctaaaaatgaaagtaagttcgataataaacaaaaagtatATCATAAAAGAATAGAATGTacagaaaaggaaatgaagaCAGGATTattataaagcaaaaataaatgcgAAGATCGATTAATTGGCTGCAAATTTTGTTAAGGACTTCAATTAGTGACAAAGAATGATGCTAAAAAACATGTTAAAGGAATTTGTTTTGGAGGTCCAATTGATTAGCACTGCAAGCCATCAACATGTAAATTCACACCGTAAAAGCATTgcgacacaaaaatgaaacaaaacatggaACAGAAAGCCGGTAGTAATGGAATTGAATGCTGTTCTCATTCTAAGTACACTTACGAAACGGTTCGCAGATTGGGTTGATGTTTGCGATACACGGAGATGGGGaaattgatttcgttttttcttcaaattattttttctaaatgtatttttagctATTATTTcaagtgaagcaaaattcaaaatatttcccATGTTTTACAAAAGATCCGAAAAAAGtaaagccaaaacaaaaaggaactaATGGCGCGGAAAGAAGATGGCGGACCAAAACGGAAATGGTACAGGCGCAAGCACGGGGACATCAGGGTCGGGTGGTACCGCTCTCTAATCTCTAAGCACGGGTAGTGTagaccttgtttttttttttgtttggtgggaAAATTAAATGGGAAGAGGAAACAAACGATTGAATTCAAGTTTTCCAGCTAGCGGGGTAAGCAACTCCCGTCACCAAAAGCGCCGTTTGCTGGAGACGTACGGAGACGGCCAGGCGATACTTACAGCTGCATGGACAATATTTTCGGATTCGGGCAGGCTTGGGGAGCACGCACGTGGCACGGCTTGTGGCACTGGATGGCACAGTCCCGGCATTCGTAGCCTTGCTTTCCGGGGCGTCTCGGTATGCTGCGATTGCAGACAAAGCACAGGATGCCACTGAAATGGAACGATCAACGATTCAGCCACATGAGGACTTGCGGCGATGCCGTGCGGCTACTAACCCTGGGATGTGTTTCGCAACGAACGTGTGATCATTGTAGATGTGAAGTTTGGTCCCTTTACGCTTCCAGTTCTTCTGCTTCGTAGCCACCTCCAGCGGCACAAGATAGTGGCGTACCACATTATTCTCCGTCGTTTCGAGCAACAGCGTCGACTCCTCGTGTACGTACGTTCGCCCACTGCCCGTCGATAGTCCCGatatggcggatgattccgaGATGGATGATTTGCGCGATAAGTTGCGGAAGATGTTCGATCCTGTTCGAGTTGACAAAGGGAAAATACAGAATGGAATTAGAAACCCGATACGAAGTGCTAAAGTAGCTACAAACAAACTTTGATCGAGCGATGATCCTCGACTGAGCGTTGACGATGCGCTGCGCACGTTACCTCCTGTTGCGGTTGGACTGTATTGCGGCACGTCCAGCGATTTGGACTTCTTGGACGGTGTTAGCTTGCTGCGTAGTGTGCCGAAGATGTTGCGCGGTTTCTTCACCGGTGGCACCGAGTTGACGCTGATCGGTGCACTGTTGCTTAGGCTGGCGGTCATGGATTGTGAGGTGGCTGAGGCGGAGGAGAGAGCGGGCGAGGCTGGCGTAGATTCAGATTTGCCACCGTTAAGAGTGTTAAGCTGTCCCACTGCCGTTGGTTTTAGGAACGAGTTGTTCTGAAAGGGGATATAGGGTTGAAATAAGTGGCGCCATCTGTTGAGGGGTGTAAGTACTAAGTGCTTGCTAAGGCAGTGTACAGGCGAGATTGCCACAAGAGACTTTAACGGTGCCGGGGCcgcgttttttttgtccaaaaaatatattaaagcTTTTCCTCCATCTTATTTATCATggttaaattattgtttgtaaaagaaatatttttccaccattAAAGCTTGtttgaaagcaacaacaaatagTGTTTGAACTCTACCATTCGGTTAGCTTCCGCCGCCTGGAACCGTTGGTTGCGTTCTGCCATCGTTTGCGCTTTGTTCGACAGCAGTTTGGACGGTGAGGATGGTGACATTGGCGAACCAGTCGTACCAGTGGTGCTTGCCGTACCGTTCGGACTTCCCGGACCGGGTGTGCTCGTGATGGCATCTGTGGATAAAAgacgaatgaaaaataatgagaaaataataaaatagtttgaatcgaaaaacaaaagaacgaatcacaaaacaaagagaaaacgaTTGTAACAACACacgttttttgtaaaaaaaaaactatgattTCAAGTCTCTGCTTCCAAGCAAATTCAGAGGGGATGATACATTCTAACGGATGCCTTCTTTACGGGCGGCATGGTAACTCTCTTGCAAGAGAGGGTAAATTAAGTGAACAACATTCCAGTAATGGGACGCGAGATAAATAATACCGGACCATCATTTTGTGTAATACTGTATCGCACCCATTAACCGGGAGTTTAGTAAGCTTTGATGGC
This genomic window from Anopheles maculipalpis chromosome 2RL, idAnoMacuDA_375_x, whole genome shotgun sequence contains:
- the LOC126568228 gene encoding lysophosphatidylserine lipase ABHD12 isoform X1, producing MAIFDLDRLITDLFKTTVLPGIAIGLWLTDLIGRLTCTVLLVVIVIVFVILPIIFKFSVSLQKNILFLTFITYPPSLDLKRPEKSGLYATRNFYINYRDQEEEKDVNIAVWHVLPNDLVRRYAKELHVDEQKIANKSLPTIDGAPSHGGSILPASDQTDSADRYSRIEKIIRANDFKPTDEAHERNLFEESLRATTNDVVLYLHGNTASRGAPHRVELYQMLRALNYHVIAMDYRGYGDSANLSPTERGVVYDALAVYQYITSITKNPVYLWGHSLGTGVSTHLLSLLTEMSLPGPKALVLESPFNNIKEEICAHPFSKLYRHLPWFDALISRPMYNNMLRFESDQHIAEFRQPVLILHAEDDLVVPFELGYKLYRRALDTRGKSWGPIEFHRFEKSSHYGHKYICRAPNLPEIVIRFFYAYRNEQY
- the LOC126568228 gene encoding lysophosphatidylserine lipase ABHD12 isoform X2; amino-acid sequence: MYWSLRSRVIKRIGRLTCTVLLVVIVIVFVILPIIFKFSVSLQKNILFLTFITYPPSLDLKRPEKSGLYATRNFYINYRDQEEEKDVNIAVWHVLPNDLVRRYAKELHVDEQKIANKSLPTIDGAPSHGGSILPASDQTDSADRYSRIEKIIRANDFKPTDEAHERNLFEESLRATTNDVVLYLHGNTASRGAPHRVELYQMLRALNYHVIAMDYRGYGDSANLSPTERGVVYDALAVYQYITSITKNPVYLWGHSLGTGVSTHLLSLLTEMSLPGPKALVLESPFNNIKEEICAHPFSKLYRHLPWFDALISRPMYNNMLRFESDQHIAEFRQPVLILHAEDDLVVPFELGYKLYRRALDTRGKSWGPIEFHRFEKSSHYGHKYICRAPNLPEIVIRFFYAYRNEQY